One Peptococcaceae bacterium DNA window includes the following coding sequences:
- the cas1c gene encoding type I-C CRISPR-associated endonuclease Cas1c: MKRLLNTLYVTSQGAYLSKEGDTVHVKVENETKLRIPIHNLGSIVCFGQVSCSPFIMGLCGERNVSLAFFTENGRFMARVEGPVSGNVLLRRAQYRKADDQQTTGELARSIVVGKIANSRIVLMRALRDYPGCAGVEVIEGAIKKLARIMEDMKHIYSIDWVRGKEGEAARIYFEAFDYLITGQKDEFYFKERTRRPPLDNMNALLSFLYTLLTHDVASALEGVGLDPAVGFLHRDRPGRPGLALDLMEELRPILADRLALTLVNRRQVKGKGFIKRETGAVVMDDATRKEVLNAYQIRKRDEITHAFLDEKISLGLVPHVQAMLLARYFRGDLDGYPPFRWR, translated from the coding sequence ATGAAACGATTATTAAATACATTATATGTTACTTCACAGGGTGCTTATTTATCGAAAGAAGGTGATACAGTACATGTAAAAGTAGAAAATGAGACAAAACTCAGAATACCGATTCACAACTTGGGCAGTATTGTATGTTTTGGGCAAGTTTCTTGCAGTCCGTTTATAATGGGGTTATGCGGTGAACGAAACGTATCTTTAGCATTTTTTACAGAAAACGGACGTTTTATGGCACGTGTAGAAGGACCGGTTTCAGGAAATGTTCTCCTTCGCAGGGCACAATATCGGAAGGCCGATGACCAGCAAACGACAGGTGAGTTGGCTCGATCGATAGTTGTTGGGAAAATTGCCAATTCCCGGATTGTATTGATGCGCGCTCTTAGGGATTATCCAGGATGTGCCGGCGTTGAAGTGATTGAAGGAGCAATAAAAAAGCTAGCTCGTATAATGGAAGATATGAAGCATATATATTCCATTGATTGGGTGCGAGGTAAAGAGGGAGAAGCCGCTAGAATATATTTTGAAGCATTTGATTATTTGATCACCGGGCAAAAAGATGAGTTTTACTTTAAAGAACGAACCAGGAGACCCCCTCTTGACAATATGAATGCGCTCCTCTCTTTTCTTTATACGCTTTTAACTCATGATGTTGCCTCTGCTTTGGAAGGAGTTGGGTTAGATCCTGCAGTGGGATTTCTACACCGGGATAGACCAGGTCGTCCAGGTTTAGCACTCGATCTGATGGAAGAACTTAGACCTATACTTGCCGATAGACTTGCATTGACACTTGTAAACCGCCGTCAGGTTAAAGGCAAGGGTTTTATAAAAAGAGAAACTGGGGCCGTTGTTATGGATGATGCCACAAGAAAGGAAGTACTTAATGCATACCAGATAAGGAAACGGGATGAAATCACCCATGCATTTTTGGATGAAAAAATTTCATTAGGTCTCGTTCCCCATGTACAAGCTATGTTGTTGGCAAGATATTTTAGAGGAGATTTAGACGGGTATCCTCCTTTCAGATGGAGATAA
- the cas4 gene encoding CRISPR-associated protein Cas4, with protein MYTEDELLPVSALQHLVFCKRQWALIHLEQVWEENVLTIEGKQMHEKTDEIEREVRGDVITVRGLHIRSYKYGLVGKADVVEFIRISNKETLEGVSIKGQEGLWRPMPVEYKHGKPKTDICDEIQLCAQAMCLEEMLAVSIPRGALFYGKPRRRSAIDFTKRLRERTEEAAVDLHRMTIEQKTPEAQFEKKCLSCSLLKLCLPKTAGSGKSAKAYILQIIKEVSGGEDVVL; from the coding sequence ATGTATACTGAAGACGAATTGCTCCCAGTTTCCGCGCTGCAGCACCTTGTTTTTTGCAAACGGCAGTGGGCTCTGATTCATTTGGAACAGGTTTGGGAGGAAAATGTCCTTACAATTGAAGGAAAGCAGATGCACGAAAAAACAGATGAGATAGAGCGGGAGGTCCGAGGCGATGTCATTACTGTAAGGGGATTACATATCAGGTCATATAAATATGGCTTGGTTGGTAAAGCGGATGTAGTTGAATTTATTAGGATAAGTAATAAAGAAACCCTGGAAGGGGTCTCTATTAAGGGTCAAGAAGGTTTATGGAGACCAATGCCAGTAGAGTACAAGCACGGTAAACCTAAAACTGACATTTGTGATGAGATACAGCTATGTGCTCAGGCGATGTGTTTAGAAGAAATGTTGGCTGTATCAATCCCTCGCGGTGCCTTGTTTTACGGCAAGCCCAGACGCCGCAGCGCAATTGATTTTACCAAACGCTTACGCGAAAGAACCGAAGAAGCTGCAGTTGATTTACACCGAATGACGATTGAACAAAAAACACCGGAAGCACAGTTTGAAAAAAAATGTTTAAGCTGTTCGCTGTTAAAGCTATGTCTCCCTAAAACGGCTGGCTCCGGGAAAAGCGCTAAGGCTTATATACTGCAAATCATCAAAGAAGTGAGCGGCGGAGAGGACGTTGTGTTATGA
- the cas2 gene encoding CRISPR-associated endonuclease Cas2, giving the protein MMVLITYDVNTVTAAGRKRLRNVAKQCENYGQRVQNSVFECLVEPAQFVVLKNQLENIIDKELDSLRFYFLGANWKRRVEHIGAKISYDPEGFLNV; this is encoded by the coding sequence ATGATGGTGCTTATTACTTATGATGTTAATACTGTAACGGCTGCTGGTCGTAAAAGATTAAGGAATGTGGCTAAACAATGTGAAAATTATGGTCAGCGGGTACAGAATTCAGTTTTTGAATGCCTTGTTGAACCGGCACAATTTGTTGTATTAAAAAACCAGCTAGAAAACATAATTGATAAAGAATTAGATAGTTTAAGGTTCTATTTTTTAGGAGCAAACTGGAAAAGAAGAGTTGAACACATAGGAGCTAAGATTTCGTACGATCCTGAAGGTTTTTTAAATGTTTAG
- the cas7c gene encoding type I-C CRISPR-associated protein Cas7/Csd2, giving the protein MELYLDPNKRHDFILLFDVTNGNPNGDPDAGNMPRIDPETNYGFVTDVALKRKIRDYAAMAYEKEIYIQSKSALNTLYYKAMKDEGFDFPEVAVSDDELLDWLAYKAADVFDVDLETRKVKYTHEFKNYSEIIENLKENIEIPEKLNSKIVQLSKDLVAAQKNIKKKLTQKDRDAIKEVLVKQYYDIRMFGAVLTAGTNAGQVRGPVQLTFAKSISPILPMDVSITRIAITREADKKKKQTEMGRKAIIPYGLYRAHGFYNPKLAEKLCGDGNPVSEEDLKILWDALRNMFEYDRSASRGEMVCRGLYIFTHNDEKGLGAAPAHKLFERLIIKQVDKNSPPRSFQDYEVIMNKDNWPEKIALKEVI; this is encoded by the coding sequence CCAAATGGCGACCCCGATGCGGGCAATATGCCCCGTATAGATCCTGAAACAAATTACGGTTTTGTGACTGATGTTGCCTTGAAAAGAAAAATACGTGATTACGCGGCAATGGCTTATGAAAAAGAAATATATATTCAAAGCAAGTCAGCATTAAACACTCTATATTATAAGGCTATGAAAGACGAAGGATTTGATTTCCCGGAAGTTGCGGTTAGCGACGACGAACTGCTTGATTGGTTGGCGTATAAAGCTGCTGACGTGTTTGATGTGGATTTGGAAACCAGAAAAGTTAAGTACACACATGAGTTTAAAAATTATAGCGAGATAATTGAAAACTTGAAAGAAAACATAGAGATTCCTGAAAAATTGAATAGTAAGATTGTTCAGCTTTCGAAAGACCTTGTGGCAGCCCAGAAAAATATAAAGAAAAAACTTACGCAAAAAGACAGAGACGCAATTAAGGAAGTGCTTGTCAAACAGTATTACGATATACGTATGTTTGGAGCTGTCTTGACTGCTGGAACCAATGCCGGCCAGGTTAGGGGCCCTGTTCAGCTTACTTTTGCCAAATCCATTTCTCCTATTCTGCCAATGGATGTGAGCATTACCAGGATTGCTATAACGCGCGAAGCGGATAAAAAGAAAAAACAGACAGAAATGGGAAGAAAGGCAATAATTCCTTATGGTCTGTATAGGGCGCACGGGTTTTATAACCCCAAATTGGCTGAAAAACTTTGCGGTGATGGAAATCCTGTATCCGAAGAAGATCTTAAAATTCTCTGGGATGCGCTGCGAAATATGTTTGAATATGATCGTTCCGCGTCTCGCGGCGAAATGGTTTGTCGCGGTCTTTACATCTTTACTCACAACGATGAGAAGGGGCTTGGAGCCGCACCAGCACATAAGCTTTTTGAGAGGCTTATTATAAAACAAGTAGATAAAAATTCGCCTCCGCGTTCTTTTCAAGATTACGAAGTTATCATGAACAAGGATAACTGGCCTGAAAAAATTGCTTTAAAGGAAGTAATATAA